In one window of Hymenobacter nivis DNA:
- a CDS encoding glutamate--tRNA ligase family protein — MDSGAVGAPGPVVARLAPTPSGCLHLGNAVNFVLTWLLTRRAGGTLHLRIDDLDRARLRRPYLDNIFRVIDWLGIDYDQGPRGPDDFLRHYSQLLHLPEYNAVLRRLAQQPGLVQASHRSRTGLPGALVPLDTPGAAWRAHVPAGTEIDFLDAWQGQTKVQLDTLMPGFVVCKKDGVAAYQVASVVDDLRLGTNLIVRGLDLQASTAAQLWLAVQLSETAAFNTARVQFFHHPVLTDAAGQKLSKSQQQPLDAGVLGSSKGPAIVFEAITDLWGLPHGNSGSLEEIQFWLPEDWSHLHPNP; from the coding sequence GTGGATAGTGGTGCAGTAGGGGCCCCAGGGCCGGTGGTGGCGCGCCTGGCCCCCACGCCCAGCGGCTGCCTGCACCTGGGTAACGCGGTGAATTTCGTGCTGACCTGGCTGCTCACGCGGCGGGCCGGCGGTACGCTACACCTGCGCATCGATGACCTTGACCGGGCCCGCTTGCGCCGGCCGTATTTGGACAATATTTTTCGAGTAATCGATTGGCTGGGAATTGACTACGACCAGGGCCCCCGCGGGCCCGACGATTTCTTGCGCCACTACTCGCAGCTGCTGCACCTGCCCGAATATAATGCCGTGCTGCGCCGCTTGGCCCAGCAGCCCGGGCTGGTGCAGGCCAGCCACCGCAGCCGCACCGGGCTCCCCGGGGCCCTAGTTCCACTAGATACGCCCGGCGCGGCGTGGCGGGCGCACGTTCCGGCGGGTACCGAAATCGACTTTCTGGACGCTTGGCAGGGCCAAACTAAAGTCCAGCTCGATACGCTGATGCCGGGCTTTGTTGTTTGCAAAAAAGACGGCGTGGCGGCCTACCAGGTAGCGTCGGTTGTGGACGACTTACGCCTCGGCACCAATCTGATTGTGCGCGGATTGGACTTGCAAGCCAGCACCGCCGCGCAGCTTTGGCTGGCTGTGCAGCTCTCCGAGACGGCCGCTTTTAATACGGCGCGGGTTCAATTTTTTCACCATCCGGTGTTGACGGATGCGGCGGGGCAAAAACTGTCCAAGTCGCAGCAGCAGCCGCTAGATGCGGGCGTACTGGGGAGTAGCAAAGGGCCAGCAATAGTTTTTGAAGCAATAACTGATTTATGGGGACTACCACACGGCAATTCTGGGTCGCTGGAAGAAATACAATTTTGGTTGCCGGAAGACTGGAGCCATTTACATCCCAACCCCTAG
- the nfi gene encoding deoxyribonuclease V (cleaves DNA at apurinic or apyrimidinic sites) — translation MAYFRPPGPPPDPALVRSLTAQQHDMRQRVRAEPLAQEPRLIGGCDSSFPTPETILSVFVVLKFPSLELVEKVYSYAPVTMPYVPGFLSFREADNVVQAFAKLENQPDVIMVDGHGIAHPRRVGIAAHLGVLLDVPTFGVAKQKLTGSFTEPGPEKGNITPLIDAKTGELIGQVIRSKDKVLPLFVSPGHRCDQATATRLTLACLRGYKLPEPTRLADYWAEEFKKEVR, via the coding sequence ATGGCCTACTTCCGCCCCCCGGGGCCTCCGCCCGACCCAGCCCTGGTGCGCAGCCTCACTGCGCAACAGCATGACATGCGCCAGCGCGTACGCGCCGAGCCCCTGGCCCAAGAGCCCCGCCTGATCGGGGGCTGCGACTCGTCGTTTCCCACGCCCGAAACCATCCTGTCGGTGTTCGTGGTGCTGAAATTCCCGTCGCTGGAACTGGTCGAAAAGGTATACAGCTACGCCCCCGTGACGATGCCCTACGTGCCCGGCTTCCTCTCCTTCCGCGAAGCCGACAACGTGGTGCAAGCCTTCGCCAAGCTCGAAAACCAGCCCGACGTGATTATGGTGGACGGCCACGGCATTGCGCACCCGCGCCGCGTGGGCATTGCCGCGCACCTGGGCGTGCTGCTCGACGTGCCCACCTTCGGCGTGGCCAAGCAGAAACTCACCGGCAGTTTCACGGAGCCGGGGCCCGAAAAAGGAAATATTACACCCCTCATAGATGCCAAAACCGGCGAGCTGATTGGCCAAGTCATCCGCAGCAAAGACAAGGTGCTGCCGCTGTTCGTGAGCCCCGGCCACCGCTGCGACCAGGCCACCGCCACCCGCCTCACCCTGGCCTGCCTGCGCGGCTACAAGCTACCCGAGCCCACCCGCCTGGCCGATTATTGGGCCGAGGAGTTCAAAAAAGAAGTGCGCTGA
- a CDS encoding DUF1990 family protein, with amino-acid sequence MPSPAAPPAWEPYRARLAAYADARVNYDYVSQTEYTSAAGWRIDNYSVDLPAEAPGAPAPAGAFAAAQDVLRRYAFPPPNLITGYFDPRQPLEKRIMVLRAHSLVFNFYFGVRVADVVDEAAEFIPSPSGAPGPGSERVWGYGYRTLEGHFERGQINFSVHKNLRTGAVDFRISAVSQSGHIRNPFYWLGFKLFGRMLQRRFAHESLARMRRLVAEALARPQPLGGAAG; translated from the coding sequence ATGCCTAGCCCCGCCGCCCCGCCCGCCTGGGAGCCGTACCGCGCCCGCCTCGCCGCCTACGCCGATGCCCGCGTCAACTACGACTACGTGAGCCAGACTGAGTATACTTCGGCCGCCGGCTGGCGCATTGATAACTATTCCGTTGACTTGCCCGCCGAAGCCCCCGGGGCCCCCGCGCCCGCCGGTGCCTTTGCTGCGGCGCAGGACGTGTTGCGGCGCTACGCCTTCCCGCCGCCCAACCTGATTACGGGCTACTTCGACCCCCGCCAGCCGCTCGAAAAGCGCATCATGGTGCTGCGGGCGCACTCTTTGGTGTTTAACTTCTACTTCGGCGTGCGGGTGGCCGACGTGGTGGACGAGGCTGCTGAATTTATCCCAAGTCCTAGCGGTGCCCCAGGCCCAGGCTCTGAGCGGGTTTGGGGCTACGGCTACCGTACGCTCGAAGGCCATTTTGAGCGCGGCCAGATTAATTTTTCGGTTCACAAAAACCTGCGCACTGGCGCAGTAGATTTTCGAATTAGCGCCGTGTCGCAGTCGGGGCACATCCGTAACCCGTTTTATTGGCTGGGCTTCAAATTGTTTGGCCGGATGCTGCAACGCCGGTTTGCGCACGAGTCGCTGGCCCGCATGCGCCGCCTGGTGGCCGAAGCCCTGGCGCGGCCGCAACCTTTGGGAGGGGCGGCTGGTTAA
- a CDS encoding NAD(P)-dependent alcohol dehydrogenase, giving the protein MSTTKAYAAPAASIPLEPFTLERRTPGPHDVQIDILFCGVCHSDLHQIRDEWGGSIFPMVPGHEIVGRVAAVGDHVKNFKVGDLAGVGCMVDSCRTCPSCQEGLEQYCETTGMVGTYNAREIGSGQPTYGGYSQQIVVDEKYTLKVSEKLDPARVAPLLCAGITTYSPLRQWKVGPGHKVGVMGLGGLGHMAVKFAAALGAEVTVLSTSANKEADARALGAHKFVVTKDEAQLQSVNNYFDFIINTVSAQLDLATYVNLLRRDGTMILLGVPTEAPHIHAFNLIAKRRRIAGSLIGGIAETQEMLDFCAEHNIMSDIEMIDIQHINEAYERMLKGDVKYRFVIDVASLN; this is encoded by the coding sequence ATGAGTACCACCAAAGCCTACGCGGCCCCCGCCGCCAGCATTCCCCTTGAGCCCTTCACGCTGGAGCGCCGCACCCCGGGGCCCCACGACGTGCAGATTGATATCTTGTTCTGCGGCGTGTGCCACTCCGACCTGCACCAAATCCGCGACGAGTGGGGCGGTTCCATCTTCCCGATGGTGCCTGGCCACGAAATTGTGGGCCGCGTAGCCGCTGTGGGCGACCATGTCAAAAACTTCAAAGTGGGCGACTTGGCTGGCGTGGGCTGCATGGTCGACTCGTGCCGCACCTGCCCCAGCTGCCAGGAGGGCCTGGAGCAGTACTGTGAAACCACCGGCATGGTGGGCACCTACAACGCCCGCGAAATCGGCAGCGGCCAGCCCACCTACGGCGGCTACTCGCAGCAAATCGTGGTCGACGAAAAGTATACTTTGAAGGTGAGCGAGAAGCTCGATCCGGCCCGCGTGGCCCCGCTGCTGTGCGCTGGCATCACTACCTACTCGCCCCTGCGCCAGTGGAAAGTAGGCCCCGGCCATAAAGTAGGCGTGATGGGCCTCGGCGGCCTCGGCCACATGGCCGTAAAATTTGCCGCTGCCCTGGGTGCCGAAGTAACCGTGCTCAGTACCTCGGCCAATAAAGAAGCTGACGCCCGCGCCCTGGGGGCCCACAAGTTCGTGGTGACCAAGGACGAAGCGCAGCTGCAGTCGGTGAACAACTACTTCGACTTCATCATCAACACCGTATCGGCCCAGCTCGACCTGGCCACCTACGTGAACCTGTTGCGCCGCGACGGCACTATGATTCTACTGGGTGTGCCTACCGAAGCGCCCCACATCCACGCCTTCAACCTGATTGCCAAGCGCCGCCGCATCGCCGGCTCGCTCATCGGCGGTATCGCCGAAACCCAGGAAATGCTGGACTTCTGCGCCGAGCACAACATCATGTCCGACATCGAGATGATTGATATTCAGCACATTAATGAAGCTTACGAGCGCATGCTGAAAGGCGACGTGAAGTACCGCTTCGTAATCGACGTAGCCTCGTTGAACTAA
- a CDS encoding serine hydrolase — protein sequence MFFYFAFCRGLLLGLVALLLGALPSAAQPRAYGARFVRDSLAAYVQRGLRLWDIPGLAVVVVKDGQVVATQGFGVRTMGAPEPVDANTLFMIASNTKLFTGTALAQLEEERRLNLNDPVRRYLPAYRLYDSTSTKLVSIRDLLGHHLGTRTFQGDFTFWNSDLSRAEIVDKMRNLRPVNPFRQTYGYCNSGFLAAGEIIPQVLDGKRWEDWVQQRLLTPLGMAHTYPLTAGYAQRPNIARPYSDAFGPLIPLPFDHLDNLAPAAGLVSCASDLAHWLKFQLDSGRYAGRQVLPWATLRRTRTANTLVSDAKSSILPSHFSMYGLGIFIGDYNGRQVYWHTGGANGFVTNVCFVPEEGLGIAVLTNQDNQSFFEALRYQLLDAYLGVPYVDRSRQLYTLARPGREEVQRNVAELATRVQRKNRPTRDLRTYAGVYRNSVYGAVTVEAQGRQLQVHFSNHPGLVAKLDYMDGEQFRTTYSNPAYGIFPALFRAEGARVRTMELRVNPFLEQDSYVFSKQ from the coding sequence ATGTTCTTTTATTTCGCGTTTTGCCGCGGCCTGCTGCTGGGGTTGGTGGCGTTGCTGCTGGGGGCCCTGCCCAGCGCCGCGCAGCCCCGCGCCTATGGGGCCAGGTTTGTGCGCGATAGTTTGGCGGCCTACGTGCAGCGCGGCCTGCGCCTGTGGGATATTCCGGGCTTGGCCGTAGTGGTGGTGAAGGATGGGCAAGTAGTGGCCACGCAGGGCTTCGGCGTGCGGACGATGGGCGCGCCGGAGCCGGTTGACGCCAATACCTTGTTCATGATTGCCTCCAACACGAAACTGTTCACGGGAACGGCCCTGGCGCAGCTGGAGGAAGAAAGGCGCCTGAACTTGAACGACCCGGTGCGCCGGTATTTACCCGCGTACCGGTTATATGACTCAACCAGCACCAAGCTGGTGAGCATCCGTGACTTGCTGGGGCACCACCTGGGCACCCGGACGTTCCAGGGCGATTTCACGTTTTGGAACTCCGACCTGAGCCGGGCCGAGATTGTGGACAAGATGCGCAACCTACGGCCCGTCAATCCCTTCCGCCAAACCTACGGCTACTGCAACTCGGGCTTCCTGGCGGCGGGCGAAATCATTCCGCAGGTGCTGGACGGCAAGCGCTGGGAAGACTGGGTGCAGCAGCGCCTACTCACGCCGCTGGGCATGGCCCACACCTACCCGCTCACGGCCGGGTACGCGCAGCGGCCCAACATTGCGCGGCCGTACTCCGACGCGTTTGGGCCCCTTATTCCGCTGCCGTTCGACCACCTCGACAACCTGGCACCAGCCGCCGGCCTCGTGTCGTGCGCCAGTGACCTGGCACACTGGCTCAAGTTCCAGCTTGACAGCGGGCGCTATGCCGGACGGCAGGTGCTGCCCTGGGCCACGCTGCGCCGCACCCGAACCGCCAACACGCTGGTTTCGGACGCAAAATCGTCGATTTTGCCCAGCCATTTTTCTATGTACGGCTTGGGCATATTCATTGGCGACTACAACGGGCGGCAAGTATACTGGCACACGGGCGGGGCCAACGGGTTCGTTACCAACGTGTGTTTTGTGCCCGAGGAAGGCCTGGGCATCGCCGTGCTCACCAACCAAGACAACCAAAGCTTTTTTGAGGCCTTGCGCTACCAATTGCTCGACGCCTACCTGGGCGTGCCCTACGTGGATCGCAGCCGTCAACTGTACACGCTGGCCCGGCCCGGCCGCGAGGAAGTTCAACGCAACGTGGCCGAACTAGCTACCCGCGTGCAGCGCAAGAACCGCCCCACCCGCGACCTCCGCACCTACGCCGGCGTGTACCGTAATTCGGTGTACGGCGCCGTAACGGTGGAGGCCCAGGGGCGGCAACTGCAAGTGCACTTTTCCAACCACCCCGGCTTGGTGGCAAAGCTCGACTACATGGACGGCGAGCAGTTTCGCACCACGTATTCTAACCCCGCCTACGGCATTTTTCCGGCTTTGTTCCGGGCCGAAGGGGCCCGCGTGCGCACCATGGAGCTGCGCGTCAACCCATTCCTGGAACAGGATTCTTACGTGTTCAGCAAGCAGTGA
- a CDS encoding T9SS type A sorting domain-containing protein, whose product MQKILNTHTPMPYSLVQRALLNGKAGLMACLTLLMLAGFTTSVKAGGFATNFVIANGTPYSTNGAPGTFQGRSLGTFDRSGSNLDVLALSAEANIITNPGDNVQTTQLLYRIYRADNLDDVGSFIPLPLQQTSSNGNALKWTNTGAQPNLVSFASTPGTYTLQLYFQTTITNNGITSIVLDANNGDFYAATFIVTVNGSIYQPKAWKSANDGNWFNADNWAPNGIPNSNSDVTIPFRQGTGSGYPAINNAQAQVHNIIIQGTAGQARGRLYLTNSTLFIYGNYQDINAGLKPIKGTLYLFGQDQVIDASTLIDNVVIDGGGTKSLTGALTIQNSITFSGKKGILVTRTENADLYCVILQPTARIVGESEDGYVLGELRSSQLIGEGGSSDFGGIGVGLTANSGNPGTTVATRNSAIYYGAGTSVSIRRSFSFTASVATLQNFNLNFGYLNADLNGIQAANLLLFRSESGDVPFQPLYKTSSSSDAKTLTRNGITGAIAATFTLGDRTNPLPVTLTSFAAVAQGPNALLTWTTAQELNNSGFEVQVSTDGTTFSKLGFVAAVSPNSSAARTYQYRDVTANKQGTRYYRLRQLDVDGKENLFAPQSLSFGGALATSVNGYPNPFVSEINLSLQTAVAGQATVSVLDGVGRQVRSWQPTLAAGASNLVLSDLASLPYGLYVVQVRYNDGQTQRLKVVKQ is encoded by the coding sequence ATGCAAAAAATTTTAAACACGCATACTCCCATGCCTTATTCACTAGTACAGCGGGCATTATTGAATGGCAAAGCGGGGCTAATGGCCTGCCTGACCTTGCTCATGCTTGCCGGATTCACCACATCAGTAAAGGCTGGAGGCTTTGCTACCAACTTTGTTATCGCTAACGGCACGCCATATTCTACCAACGGAGCCCCTGGCACATTTCAGGGCAGAAGCCTTGGTACATTTGACCGCAGCGGAAGCAACCTTGATGTACTAGCTCTTAGCGCCGAGGCGAATATTATCACCAATCCTGGTGACAACGTTCAAACGACGCAGTTACTGTACAGAATATACCGTGCAGATAATTTAGATGATGTGGGTAGTTTTATTCCACTCCCGTTGCAGCAAACAAGTTCCAATGGCAACGCCTTGAAGTGGACCAACACTGGGGCCCAGCCTAATTTGGTGAGCTTCGCTAGTACACCGGGTACTTACACCCTTCAGCTGTATTTTCAAACCACTATCACCAACAATGGTATCACAAGCATTGTATTGGATGCTAACAATGGTGACTTTTACGCTGCCACTTTCATAGTGACTGTGAACGGTAGCATCTATCAGCCAAAGGCTTGGAAGTCAGCAAACGATGGAAACTGGTTCAATGCCGACAACTGGGCGCCTAATGGTATTCCCAACTCCAATTCAGACGTTACCATTCCTTTTAGACAAGGTACGGGTTCGGGTTACCCAGCAATCAACAATGCCCAAGCTCAGGTACATAACATCATTATTCAGGGAACTGCTGGGCAGGCGCGGGGTAGATTATACCTAACTAATTCAACGTTGTTCATATACGGAAACTACCAGGACATAAATGCGGGACTTAAGCCAATAAAGGGAACCCTCTATCTCTTTGGGCAAGACCAAGTAATTGATGCTTCGACCCTAATCGATAATGTTGTGATTGATGGAGGTGGCACAAAATCATTGACTGGTGCGCTCACGATTCAGAACAGCATTACATTCAGTGGTAAGAAAGGCATATTAGTCACCCGCACTGAAAATGCTGACCTGTACTGTGTTATCCTGCAACCTACTGCCCGAATAGTAGGTGAATCAGAGGACGGTTATGTATTAGGGGAACTGCGTTCTTCCCAATTGATAGGTGAGGGTGGCAGTAGTGATTTTGGTGGTATTGGCGTAGGATTAACTGCAAACAGTGGCAATCCCGGCACTACGGTGGCTACCCGTAACAGTGCTATTTATTACGGGGCCGGTACTAGCGTCAGCATCCGCCGCAGCTTCTCTTTCACGGCAAGTGTTGCTACCCTGCAAAATTTCAATTTAAACTTTGGCTACTTAAATGCTGACCTGAATGGCATCCAAGCAGCCAACTTATTACTATTTCGTTCGGAGAGCGGCGACGTTCCTTTCCAGCCCCTATACAAAACCAGCAGCTCCTCCGATGCTAAAACCCTCACCAGAAATGGCATTACAGGAGCAATAGCAGCTACATTTACCCTCGGCGACCGCACCAACCCGCTGCCCGTAACCTTAACCAGCTTTGCCGCCGTGGCCCAGGGCCCCAACGCCTTATTGACTTGGACCACTGCGCAGGAGTTGAACAACTCGGGGTTTGAAGTGCAGGTTTCGACGGACGGCACGACGTTCAGCAAGCTGGGCTTTGTGGCCGCTGTTTCGCCGAATAGCTCGGCGGCCCGCACGTACCAGTACCGCGACGTGACGGCCAACAAGCAGGGCACGCGCTACTACCGCCTGCGCCAGCTCGATGTGGACGGCAAGGAAAACCTGTTTGCCCCGCAGTCCCTCTCGTTTGGCGGGGCCCTGGCTACTTCGGTAAATGGCTACCCCAACCCATTTGTATCGGAGATCAACTTGTCGCTGCAAACGGCAGTTGCTGGCCAAGCCACGGTGAGTGTCCTCGACGGTGTAGGCCGCCAGGTGCGCAGCTGGCAGCCCACGCTGGCCGCCGGGGCCTCCAACCTGGTCCTGTCGGATCTGGCCAGCCTGCCCTACGGCCTGTACGTAGTGCAAGTGCGCTACAACGACGGCCAGACCCAGCGCCTCAAAGTGGTGAAGCAATAG
- a CDS encoding T9SS type A sorting domain-containing protein: MNFRFLTLVVGLVAGLVSHQALAQVVAPSQGGEVSVIHVTATTMELSFGNSGNGQGRMVAIAATQGGMPVPLAATDGRFYNAATAFGQGAPLGTGYVLYSGTGHTLTVTDLQPNTYYYITNAEYNTDGTAIAYNTRGSSMATSTRIASAAPGPLPVELTAFAGTVDTRDMVQLRWATATERNTSYFALERSTDGILFTEADRVTAAGTSTQLLAYKWPDPRKLTVPTHYRLLQADNDGAVHYSNVITLSPTLPEAQHIEVYPNPSAGQPLQLHLQGFGGKSLTIQLSDAMGRPVMAQALTPAEAQYLAPLALPQGLAPGTYLITLTGFGSPIQKRIVVSN, encoded by the coding sequence ATGAATTTCCGCTTCTTAACCCTTGTGGTAGGCCTGGTGGCTGGGCTGGTTAGCCACCAGGCGTTGGCGCAGGTGGTGGCCCCGAGCCAGGGCGGTGAAGTCAGTGTCATTCACGTCACGGCTACTACTATGGAGTTGAGTTTTGGCAACAGTGGCAACGGTCAAGGCCGTATGGTTGCCATTGCCGCCACTCAAGGGGGGATGCCAGTTCCGCTGGCTGCTACCGACGGCCGCTTTTACAATGCCGCTACTGCATTCGGCCAGGGTGCCCCTCTAGGTACAGGCTACGTGCTATACAGCGGCACGGGTCATACCCTTACTGTTACAGATTTGCAGCCTAATACATACTACTACATTACTAATGCAGAGTATAACACCGATGGAACCGCTATTGCTTATAATACCCGTGGCAGCAGCATGGCAACGTCTACCCGCATTGCCTCTGCTGCTCCGGGGCCCCTGCCCGTTGAGTTGACAGCATTTGCTGGTACGGTAGATACCCGCGACATGGTTCAATTGCGTTGGGCTACAGCTACTGAGCGTAACACGAGCTACTTTGCTCTTGAACGCTCGACCGACGGGATATTATTTACCGAAGCCGATCGGGTAACGGCAGCAGGCACTAGCACGCAACTTTTAGCATACAAGTGGCCTGACCCCCGGAAGCTGACTGTACCTACCCACTACCGCTTACTGCAAGCCGACAATGACGGCGCAGTTCATTACAGCAACGTAATAACCCTATCTCCTACGCTACCGGAGGCTCAGCACATCGAAGTATATCCCAATCCCAGCGCGGGACAGCCGCTGCAATTGCATTTGCAGGGCTTCGGTGGCAAAAGCCTCACTATTCAATTATCCGATGCCATGGGCCGCCCTGTAATGGCCCAAGCGCTCACGCCGGCCGAAGCGCAATACCTCGCCCCGTTGGCTCTACCCCAAGGGCTAGCACCTGGCACTTACCTCATCACATTAACGGGCTTTGGCAGCCCCATTCAAAAACGCATTGTTGTGTCTAATTAA
- a CDS encoding helix-turn-helix domain-containing protein, protein MFFQFGPRSALLLPFVVPGAVAALWLLGRALRRGAPADALLALLIALPTISVTQWMLGYAGWFDSHDGHSTVMFYVPWHLGTALGVGYYLYFRSLTNQEFRWRPLAAHWLPALLELGLFAAAAAYDLGWWRGMQGRPLPDFFGTKGAAATALDALALPLALLSHGLLLGYGLRMWAEYRRYRRYLDDNFSDPERLRFAGLRQLLLLQLLVLTLGLLYTALNTAFEFSYDAAWNFFALRGILIYGLIVVGIQANYAAATSPLRFGAPAVPAVADAAAPLPGSGAGFEPRGPRALVAAGRPAAAAGGALPAAPLPPELGPWRDKLLALMADEQPWLEPELTLAELAHRLRTHPALLSKVINAGCGQNFNDFVNTYRVQEARRKLADPRFGHYSLVGVALESGFNLKSTFNRVFKKLLDQAPSEVMRPKS, encoded by the coding sequence ATGTTCTTCCAGTTTGGCCCCCGCAGCGCGTTGCTATTGCCCTTTGTGGTGCCGGGGGCGGTGGCTGCGCTGTGGCTGCTGGGCCGGGCCCTGCGGCGTGGGGCCCCCGCCGACGCCTTGCTGGCGCTGCTCATTGCGCTGCCTACTATCAGCGTGACGCAGTGGATGCTGGGCTACGCGGGCTGGTTCGATAGCCACGACGGGCACTCGACGGTGATGTTTTACGTGCCCTGGCACCTGGGTACGGCGCTGGGCGTGGGCTACTACCTGTATTTTCGCAGCCTCACCAACCAGGAATTCCGCTGGCGGCCGCTGGCCGCGCACTGGCTGCCGGCGCTGCTGGAGCTGGGCCTGTTTGCAGCGGCGGCGGCTTACGACCTGGGGTGGTGGCGCGGGATGCAGGGCCGGCCGCTGCCCGATTTTTTTGGTACAAAGGGCGCAGCGGCCACGGCCCTCGACGCACTGGCCTTGCCGCTGGCGCTGCTCAGCCACGGGCTGCTGCTGGGCTACGGGCTGCGGATGTGGGCGGAGTACCGCCGCTACCGCCGCTACCTCGACGACAACTTCTCAGACCCCGAGCGCCTGCGCTTTGCCGGGCTGCGGCAGCTGCTGCTGCTGCAACTGCTGGTTCTGACGCTGGGCCTGCTGTATACGGCCCTGAATACGGCGTTCGAGTTTAGCTACGACGCGGCCTGGAATTTTTTCGCCCTGCGCGGCATCCTTATATACGGGCTGATTGTGGTAGGCATCCAGGCAAACTACGCGGCCGCCACAAGCCCGCTCCGCTTTGGGGCCCCGGCGGTGCCCGCGGTGGCGGATGCAGCCGCGCCGCTGCCCGGTAGCGGCGCTGGCTTTGAGCCCCGGGGACCGAGGGCCCTGGTGGCGGCCGGCCGCCCGGCTGCCGCTGCGGGGGGGGCGCTGCCCGCCGCGCCGCTGCCGCCCGAACTTGGGCCCTGGCGCGATAAACTGCTGGCCCTGATGGCCGACGAGCAGCCGTGGCTGGAGCCCGAATTGACCCTCGCCGAGCTGGCCCACCGCCTGCGCACGCATCCGGCGCTGCTCTCCAAGGTCATCAACGCGGGCTGCGGGCAAAACTTCAACGACTTTGTGAATACCTACCGGGTGCAGGAGGCGCGCCGCAAGCTGGCCGACCCGCGCTTCGGGCACTACTCGCTGGTGGGAGTGGCGCTGGAGAGCGGATTTAACTTAAAATCAACGTTTAACCGCGTGTTCAAGAAGCTGCTGGACCAGGCTCCCAGCGAGGTAATGCGGCCCAAATCATAA